From Chitinophagaceae bacterium, a single genomic window includes:
- a CDS encoding DUF2490 domain-containing protein, translated as MLRFLFLTILLNSVSIIFLKADDVVNTNFFPGIRVSKELNKNLDFTFRFRSLQSISEHKKTESNFDYRLIYNDFFGSVNYNFTENLNFTIGLTYRPVHKSENLIFPTKSIGYSHKSGKLEFQHRLKADYFFTGKLKNDLNRFRYRFRISYPFSQNTEINSPDLIIILEPMYYWNRKASFFIENRFFTGVSYRINPNHNIFSGVEYRSRFDENSIFFNNRLFLIFQWQINF; from the coding sequence TTGCTTCGATTTCTGTTCTTAACTATTTTATTAAATTCTGTAAGCATCATCTTTCTTAAAGCAGATGATGTTGTAAACACAAATTTCTTTCCCGGAATACGTGTATCTAAAGAGCTAAATAAAAATTTAGATTTTACTTTTAGATTCAGAAGTTTACAAAGCATTAGTGAACATAAAAAAACTGAAAGTAATTTTGATTACAGGCTGATTTATAATGATTTTTTCGGTTCTGTAAACTATAATTTTACTGAAAATTTAAATTTTACCATAGGTTTAACATATCGCCCTGTACATAAATCTGAAAATTTAATATTTCCCACCAAATCCATCGGTTATTCACATAAATCAGGTAAGCTGGAATTCCAACATAGACTGAAAGCAGACTATTTTTTTACCGGAAAATTGAAAAATGATCTAAACCGTTTTAGATATAGATTTCGTATAAGCTATCCATTTTCACAAAATACCGAAATAAACTCACCGGATTTAATAATAATTCTGGAGCCCATGTACTATTGGAATAGGAAGGCATCCTTTTTTATTGAAAATAGATTTTTCACAGGAGTTTCTTACCGGATAAATCCAAATCACAATATTTTCAGTGGAGTAGAATATCGCAGCCGATTTGATGAAAACTCTATATTTTTCAATAATCGCCTCTTTCTAATCTTCCAATGGCAAATAAATTTCTAG
- a CDS encoding glycosyltransferase: MAKVCMLTLEHSPKDDRIFYKEACSLKEAGFDVYILCRAEPDGGMWDMGKKQLLNPGGEEMIEIQGVKIIGVPFVESKLDLFLFKGFRDSFSSKFIEKALELNADVYHAHEPSSAFLGQKVVSRLQNAKLVFDMHESWLGTKRKESLIKLLLLPKLQYMITANPMTRGHLMKQNPDMKVKVIYNYPQKKYFNFPPEKKNFEKTVLAHEGLIPFNRGLKEMLAAFIEVLNKGNEVELIIIGETSGEEKEYLNEYIEKYKLEKNITETGWLNYEKVPQALSEANVGLIFKTPDLNNVLGGPSIKLFNYFASSMAVFDVGLPESERFMDLSENGISVLKRDVSTISEALSELTSSPELRLRYAQNGYKKFMEEMNWEEESKQLVNFYHWYLLNKKPYIKR, from the coding sequence ATGGCAAAAGTTTGTATGCTTACGCTGGAACATTCACCAAAAGATGACCGGATTTTTTATAAGGAAGCTTGTTCTTTAAAAGAAGCCGGTTTTGATGTGTATATACTTTGCCGGGCAGAACCTGACGGGGGCATGTGGGATATGGGTAAAAAGCAACTTTTAAATCCCGGCGGGGAAGAAATGATTGAGATTCAAGGGGTTAAAATAATAGGAGTCCCCTTTGTTGAAAGTAAACTGGATTTGTTTTTATTTAAAGGCTTTCGGGATAGTTTTTCAAGTAAGTTTATTGAAAAAGCACTGGAGCTAAATGCGGATGTGTATCATGCCCATGAACCTTCATCGGCTTTTTTAGGACAAAAAGTGGTTAGCCGTTTACAAAATGCTAAGCTGGTGTTTGACATGCATGAAAGCTGGTTAGGAACAAAAAGGAAAGAAAGCTTAATTAAATTGCTGTTATTGCCAAAGTTACAATATATGATTACGGCTAACCCTATGACAAGAGGGCACCTGATGAAGCAGAATCCGGATATGAAAGTGAAAGTTATTTACAACTATCCGCAAAAAAAATACTTTAACTTTCCTCCGGAAAAGAAAAATTTCGAAAAAACAGTACTTGCTCATGAAGGATTGATACCCTTTAACAGAGGGTTAAAAGAAATGCTTGCAGCTTTTATTGAGGTTTTAAACAAGGGCAATGAAGTTGAACTTATAATAATAGGTGAAACATCCGGAGAGGAAAAAGAGTACCTGAATGAGTACATAGAAAAGTATAAGCTTGAAAAAAACATCACAGAAACGGGTTGGTTGAATTATGAAAAAGTGCCCCAAGCTCTGTCAGAAGCTAACGTAGGGTTGATTTTTAAAACACCGGATTTAAATAATGTTTTAGGTGGCCCGTCTATAAAGCTATTTAATTATTTTGCATCCTCTATGGCGGTTTTTGATGTTGGCCTTCCGGAATCTGAACGTTTTATGGATTTAAGTGAAAATGGAATTTCTGTTTTAAAAAGAGATGTTTCTACAATTTCAGAAGCATTAAGTGAATTGACCTCTTCACCTGAGTTGAGGTTGCGCTATGCTCAAAATGGTTATAAAAAATTCATGGAAGAAATGAATTGGGAAGAAGAGTCAAAACAATTAGTAAACTTTTATCACTGGTATTTACTTAATAAAAAGCCATATATCAAAAGATAA
- a CDS encoding choline dehydrogenase, with amino-acid sequence MNKVQKKYDFIVIGGGSSGCVVAARLSENKNIRVLLLEAGKKDTNWKLKVPAAFFKTFKTSLDWDYETIAQPFLNNRKLYVPRGKVLGGSGSINAMIYIRGHKEDYNEWAAEGNTNWSYEKVLPFFKKAENNKDLNGENIGKNGPLQVCNLSDPNELTYKYLEAAQANGLKNVDNFNTGCEQECSGIFQCTQLNGVRSSPSKAYLQPIKNRENLTILTGAKVLKILIENKKAVGVKVALKNGIQEFFAEKEIVLSAGAFNSPQILMLSGIGGGNTLKNLGIECIHDLPAVGQHLQDHPVVPLIYRCNKNITLDTAENLSNFLKYIFYRKGALTSILAEGGGYWRTDKNLAAPDIQYHFGPVFFVNHGFTRPPGNGFSLGTILVKPKSRGNVALKSSDPDEKPLINPNIFADETDLEKLTAGFSLSQKIMNAEPLKPYKQAYFMPEKELTDIDEIKEYIKANTEALYHPVGSCRMGTEETGVTNQELKVYGIENLRVVDASVMPSVTRGNTNAPSIMIGEKGADIIKKQWKIQ; translated from the coding sequence TTGAATAAAGTGCAGAAAAAGTATGATTTTATAGTAATAGGTGGAGGCTCTTCGGGATGCGTTGTTGCAGCCAGATTAAGCGAGAATAAGAATATCAGGGTATTACTTTTAGAGGCGGGAAAAAAAGACACCAACTGGAAACTGAAAGTACCGGCTGCTTTTTTTAAAACGTTTAAAACTTCACTCGACTGGGACTATGAGACCATAGCTCAACCTTTTTTAAATAACAGAAAATTATACGTTCCCAGAGGAAAAGTACTTGGTGGTTCCGGAAGCATTAATGCTATGATTTATATTCGTGGTCATAAGGAAGACTACAATGAATGGGCCGCCGAAGGGAATACGAATTGGAGTTATGAGAAGGTCTTGCCTTTTTTTAAAAAAGCTGAAAACAATAAGGATCTGAATGGTGAGAATATAGGGAAAAATGGCCCCTTACAGGTTTGTAATTTATCAGACCCCAACGAACTTACTTATAAATATCTGGAAGCAGCTCAGGCAAATGGGTTGAAGAATGTAGATAATTTTAATACCGGATGTGAACAAGAATGTTCAGGTATTTTTCAATGTACTCAACTTAATGGAGTCAGAAGCAGTCCTTCAAAAGCTTATTTACAACCGATAAAAAACAGAGAAAACCTGACTATACTTACCGGAGCAAAAGTGTTGAAAATATTGATAGAGAATAAAAAGGCAGTTGGGGTTAAAGTAGCTTTAAAAAACGGAATACAGGAGTTTTTTGCAGAGAAAGAGATTGTTTTATCGGCCGGAGCTTTTAATAGCCCTCAAATCTTAATGCTGTCAGGAATTGGAGGGGGAAATACATTAAAAAATCTGGGAATAGAATGTATACATGATTTGCCGGCTGTTGGTCAACATTTACAGGATCATCCGGTTGTTCCCCTTATATACAGGTGCAATAAGAACATAACATTGGACACAGCTGAAAATTTATCAAATTTTCTAAAATATATATTTTACAGGAAAGGAGCTTTAACAAGTATTTTAGCAGAAGGCGGAGGATATTGGCGAACGGATAAAAATCTTGCAGCACCGGATATACAATATCATTTTGGTCCCGTATTTTTTGTGAATCATGGTTTTACCAGACCACCCGGTAACGGATTTTCTCTCGGTACTATACTTGTGAAACCCAAAAGCAGAGGGAATGTAGCTTTGAAATCATCTGACCCGGATGAAAAACCCCTTATCAATCCAAATATTTTTGCAGATGAGACTGACCTGGAAAAATTAACTGCGGGATTCAGCTTATCTCAAAAGATTATGAATGCCGAACCATTAAAACCCTATAAGCAGGCATATTTTATGCCCGAAAAAGAATTGACTGATATAGATGAAATAAAAGAGTATATTAAGGCCAACACAGAAGCTCTTTACCATCCTGTAGGAAGTTGTCGTATGGGTACAGAAGAAACAGGAGTTACCAATCAGGAGTTGAAAGTTTACGGTATAGAAAATCTGAGAGTAGTAGATGCTTCTGTTATGCCTTCCGTAACGCGAGGAAATACAAATGCACCATCTATTATGATAGGGGAGAAAGGAGCTGATATCATTAAGAAACAATGGAAAATTCAGTAA
- a CDS encoding T9SS C-terminal target domain-containing protein, producing the protein MMVTIKTKFTYMFQIFIMLRVIQISILVIFACTASLNAQVVYNNYNITLSKQEPVKSIELDLFNDGVVDARIELQETASGDVFRFFTGSKSFVVSAYHYSVQVVKAFEKNDLMDGQWIKSNGGYVLYSEVQNIGLFDSNKDYFIAVRLQRDGKFHIGWINVRADFTKSYPSFKVLSSAIKETPGGLMYAGDFISSVNEPNIKELPFSLRDHILKIELPDGITSSGQFRLNIYNLQGRFVYGGRINQADEISLPLQLSGIYLIILTDGKSKYLAKVFL; encoded by the coding sequence ATGATGGTAACTATCAAAACTAAATTTACGTATATGTTTCAAATCTTTATCATGCTGAGAGTCATCCAAATCTCTATTTTAGTAATTTTTGCTTGTACTGCAAGCTTAAATGCACAAGTAGTATATAATAATTACAACATTACTCTAAGTAAGCAAGAGCCTGTAAAATCTATTGAGCTTGATTTGTTTAATGACGGAGTAGTCGATGCCAGAATAGAGTTACAGGAAACTGCATCCGGAGATGTTTTTAGATTTTTTACCGGTTCAAAATCTTTTGTGGTTTCAGCTTATCACTATTCTGTACAGGTTGTAAAAGCTTTTGAGAAAAATGATTTGATGGATGGGCAATGGATAAAGTCAAATGGGGGATATGTTTTATATTCTGAAGTTCAAAATATTGGATTGTTTGATTCAAACAAAGATTATTTTATTGCTGTCAGACTGCAGCGGGATGGTAAGTTTCATATTGGCTGGATAAATGTAAGAGCAGATTTTACTAAATCATACCCTTCGTTCAAAGTTTTGAGTTCTGCTATCAAGGAAACTCCCGGAGGTCTTATGTATGCAGGTGATTTCATCAGCTCGGTTAATGAACCTAATATAAAAGAGCTCCCATTTAGTCTTCGAGATCATATCTTAAAAATAGAATTGCCTGACGGGATAACGTCTTCAGGTCAATTTAGGTTAAATATTTATAATCTGCAGGGCCGGTTTGTTTATGGCGGAAGAATTAATCAGGCAGATGAAATTTCCTTACCCCTTCAGTTAAGTGGAATTTATTTAATAATTCTTACTGACGGGAAATCAAAATATTTAGCAAAAGTATTCCTGTAA
- a CDS encoding enoyl-CoA hydratase encodes MYYSYEEAKVILEKKSKYLVIDYKEHVLNITLNRPEKKNAMDGLFMRELAMALAFAKGNNDIRVVLIKANGDIFSAGADLKGFAGKHNESEDSPAFDKNSKVILGDEFKSIYKPCIAKVHAPVYAGGFLILGGCTHVLSTLKATYTLPEVKRGLWPFQVMESLMDIIPSRKLLDWCMLGTTLSANKAFEYGIVTQVTQDEEDLDQSTEKLIKEIISNSPTAIRMGIKAYHELQELKKNERNTFLHGRLQELIQSKDAQEGLQAFLEKRKPKWTGE; translated from the coding sequence ATGTATTATTCCTACGAAGAAGCTAAAGTTATTTTAGAAAAAAAATCTAAATATTTAGTAATTGACTATAAAGAGCATGTTTTAAACATCACCTTAAACAGACCGGAGAAAAAGAATGCTATGGATGGGCTTTTTATGAGAGAGCTTGCTATGGCTTTAGCTTTTGCTAAGGGTAATAATGACATACGAGTTGTTTTAATTAAAGCAAACGGAGATATTTTTTCGGCCGGTGCAGATTTGAAAGGCTTTGCCGGTAAACATAACGAGTCAGAAGATAGTCCTGCTTTTGATAAAAATTCTAAAGTTATTTTAGGTGATGAATTTAAATCCATTTATAAGCCCTGCATTGCAAAAGTTCATGCTCCTGTGTATGCCGGGGGCTTTTTGATTTTGGGAGGCTGTACGCATGTCTTAAGCACACTTAAGGCTACATATACATTGCCGGAGGTAAAAAGAGGACTTTGGCCTTTTCAGGTAATGGAAAGTCTCATGGATATAATACCGTCCAGAAAATTACTGGATTGGTGTATGCTGGGTACAACTTTATCAGCTAACAAAGCATTTGAATATGGTATAGTAACACAGGTTACGCAAGATGAAGAAGATTTAGATCAATCTACTGAAAAACTCATAAAAGAAATCATTAGCAACTCTCCTACAGCCATAAGAATGGGTATAAAAGCTTATCATGAACTTCAGGAGTTGAAAAAGAATGAAAGAAATACCTTTTTACATGGAAGGTTGCAGGAATTAATTCAATCTAAAGATGCACAAGAAGGTTTGCAGGCATTTCTTGAAAAGAGAAAACCGAAATGGACCGGAGAATAG
- a CDS encoding DUF5011 domain-containing protein, producing the protein MNKNLSVALTLVFAFFGTSIFAGNTNGQEQVRMQSPFYYLETLAPGQQSVPFEETHLYKKQNRVIAGGGERNVSSVQIGSAGNLFTIINNEVRSLAANNDINSVVFIHRSNPDEFPNDNVGQYRYDVSTDGGDNWTSDVGVLNPSGNNNDLACRYPNVAIHNPQGNVDPNNAYLGYKGAWLPFGAGGTWDGTVAGTARLDNDPTTFSETFYGYNNNEVLIASGMSNGSQGVFWAVDRASQDGMNTDGIIIYQGFWNPTSNDINWVVNDIIFPNFYQSQGNSQVTAVNMAFDPSGQYGWVVMTGDISTNGRGVLNPIFYRTQDGGNTWSGPIELHLENFPNILDKLGGDPALTPTTGFDSGIAVDINGNPHATFIVGDGNDYAITTGQGADLAIYNFTYFSNATSGCKWQAIKIADVETFRGQITSDVSEDNRPQVSRSPDGTKIFYGWGDSDVNVTGGTNDLPNLHVRGYDVVTGLATPVVNFTEGDQVWDGGALFTLFSTTTLVSGSTYTIPTVFAELNPFTGSDADPTNFHYIQNIEFSDSDFTEDITPPVITLNGQNPMSIVVGDPFTDPGATANDNLDGNITTSIVVDGTVDVSTAGSYTLTYSVTDAAGNEACEVTRTVNVLAAPDVTPPTISLIGADTITIDACSPFIDPGATANDDVDGDISNSIIVTNNIVPGVEGTYTVEYDVSDGAGNAATTVTRVVILVNNPPMITLVGSATLNVEACTDFVDPGVIAYDNCLGILTPTITSNVDINTPGNYTITYEVTDGVNPPVIETRDVVVNPDVTAPEITLLGDNPAYVYLGDAYTEEGATAEDNCDGNLDGSINIDDSALNTSARGDYVVTYTVTDAAGNEATKTRTVIVNTEPEARFGFTVSGGQVSFTDSSLYNPTSWLWEFSDGTQNSNQNPVKTHFQSGSYSVCLTATNIFGSSDPTCEDYDVAVGINDGMLVNAFALYPNPTRDRIFIELISSEVDYAYISAYNLLGEQVKTKERWDFTDLSNATYSMNLNGFAEGVYFIKIQTEDAMITHRIVVLD; encoded by the coding sequence ATGAACAAAAATTTATCTGTAGCATTAACACTTGTTTTCGCCTTTTTTGGCACAAGTATTTTTGCTGGAAACACAAATGGTCAGGAGCAGGTTAGAATGCAAAGTCCATTTTATTATTTAGAAACTTTGGCACCCGGTCAACAAAGTGTTCCTTTTGAAGAAACACATTTGTACAAAAAGCAAAACAGAGTTATTGCAGGTGGTGGCGAAAGAAATGTTTCTTCAGTCCAAATAGGTTCTGCCGGAAACCTTTTTACCATTATCAATAATGAAGTTAGATCTCTGGCAGCAAATAACGATATTAACTCTGTTGTATTTATTCACCGTTCAAATCCGGATGAGTTTCCGAATGATAATGTAGGACAGTATCGCTATGATGTTTCTACCGATGGTGGTGACAACTGGACATCAGATGTAGGAGTTCTTAACCCAAGTGGTAATAATAATGACCTTGCATGCAGATACCCAAATGTTGCCATTCATAATCCACAGGGAAATGTAGACCCCAATAATGCATACTTAGGTTATAAGGGAGCCTGGTTACCGTTTGGAGCCGGTGGTACATGGGATGGAACTGTTGCAGGTACTGCACGTCTGGATAATGACCCAACGACTTTTTCTGAAACATTTTATGGATACAATAATAATGAAGTACTAATTGCTTCCGGTATGTCAAATGGATCACAAGGTGTTTTTTGGGCAGTAGACCGTGCTAGTCAGGATGGAATGAACACTGATGGTATTATTATTTATCAGGGATTTTGGAATCCTACTTCTAATGATATCAACTGGGTTGTAAATGATATTATTTTCCCGAACTTTTACCAAAGTCAGGGGAACTCTCAGGTAACTGCTGTAAACATGGCTTTTGACCCATCAGGGCAATATGGTTGGGTAGTTATGACAGGTGATATTTCAACAAATGGAAGAGGCGTTTTAAACCCTATTTTTTACAGAACTCAGGATGGTGGAAATACCTGGTCAGGACCAATTGAATTGCATCTTGAAAACTTCCCGAACATACTTGATAAGTTAGGCGGTGATCCGGCGTTAACTCCAACAACCGGTTTTGATTCCGGCATAGCTGTTGATATTAATGGAAACCCTCACGCAACATTTATTGTTGGAGATGGAAACGATTATGCAATTACTACAGGACAAGGAGCTGATTTAGCAATCTATAATTTCACATATTTCAGCAATGCAACTTCAGGTTGCAAATGGCAGGCAATTAAGATTGCTGATGTTGAAACTTTCAGAGGTCAAATCACTTCTGATGTATCAGAAGACAACAGGCCTCAGGTTTCCAGATCACCGGATGGTACTAAAATATTCTACGGATGGGGTGACTCTGATGTTAACGTGACAGGTGGTACAAATGATTTACCAAACCTTCATGTTAGAGGATATGATGTTGTTACCGGTTTAGCTACTCCTGTTGTTAACTTTACAGAGGGTGACCAGGTTTGGGATGGTGGAGCTTTATTTACATTATTCTCTACAACTACTTTAGTTTCAGGAAGTACTTACACTATTCCTACTGTTTTTGCAGAGTTGAATCCTTTTACAGGTTCCGATGCTGACCCTACTAATTTTCATTATATTCAAAATATTGAATTCAGTGATTCTGACTTTACAGAAGACATTACACCTCCTGTTATTACTTTAAACGGCCAGAATCCTATGAGTATAGTTGTTGGAGATCCTTTTACAGATCCGGGTGCTACGGCTAATGATAATCTAGATGGAAACATCACAACCAGCATAGTTGTTGATGGAACTGTTGATGTAAGTACTGCGGGTTCATATACTTTGACTTACAGCGTTACTGATGCCGCAGGTAATGAAGCTTGTGAAGTAACCAGAACTGTAAATGTGTTGGCTGCACCTGATGTAACACCACCAACTATTTCCTTAATTGGAGCGGATACGATCACTATTGATGCATGTAGTCCATTTATAGATCCCGGAGCTACAGCCAATGATGATGTTGATGGTGATATTTCTAATTCAATTATTGTTACAAATAATATTGTACCGGGAGTAGAAGGTACTTACACTGTTGAGTATGACGTAAGTGACGGTGCAGGAAATGCTGCAACTACAGTTACAAGAGTTGTTATTTTGGTCAATAACCCACCAATGATTACTTTAGTAGGAAGTGCAACTCTAAATGTTGAGGCTTGTACTGATTTTGTTGACCCGGGTGTTATAGCTTATGATAATTGCCTTGGTATTTTAACACCAACAATTACATCTAATGTGGATATCAATACACCGGGTAACTATACAATTACTTATGAAGTAACAGATGGCGTTAATCCTCCTGTTATTGAGACCAGAGATGTGGTTGTTAATCCGGATGTAACAGCTCCTGAAATTACTCTTTTAGGTGATAATCCTGCATATGTTTACTTAGGTGATGCTTATACTGAGGAAGGTGCAACAGCTGAAGATAATTGTGATGGTAACCTTGATGGTAGCATTAATATTGATGATTCAGCTCTTAATACAAGTGCAAGAGGTGACTATGTAGTAACTTATACTGTTACTGATGCTGCCGGAAATGAAGCAACTAAAACAAGAACAGTTATCGTTAATACTGAGCCTGAGGCAAGATTCGGATTTACTGTAAGTGGTGGACAAGTTAGTTTCACGGATTCTTCTTTATATAACCCGACTTCATGGTTATGGGAATTTAGTGACGGAACTCAAAACTCAAATCAGAATCCGGTTAAAACTCACTTCCAATCAGGAAGCTACAGTGTTTGTTTAACAGCTACTAATATATTTGGAAGCTCAGACCCGACTTGTGAAGATTATGATGTAGCAGTAGGTATTAATGATGGAATGCTTGTAAATGCATTTGCTTTATACCCGAACCCTACAAGAGATAGAATTTTTATAGAATTAATCAGCAGTGAAGTTGATTATGCATATATCTCAGCATACAATTTGTTAGGTGAGCAAGTAAAGACTAAAGAAAGATGGGACTTTACTGACTTGTCAAATGCTACTTATTCAATGAATTTGAATGGTTTTGCTGAAGGAGTTTACTTTATAAAGATTCAAACTGAAGATGCTATGATTACCCACAGAATAGTAGTCTTAGACTAA
- the yidC gene encoding membrane protein insertase YidC — protein sequence MDKNTLIAVLLIGLLLIFYFNYNQKQAERARDTQAERIQESMPTDTLLSDDEQPLTGNGGRITEGSQRLIEDTSEISVDDVILEDLIRSYGPFYRAVEGEEEIITLESDLLKIELSTKGAQIHKVELKKYKDYLGNPLVLFEGTDENKIDFQFFLPNNRDINTSNLYFEPSSSGFKVTGNDTKVFSMILSAGEGRYLEKKFTISGNDYKIGYDILLSGFDEIIPRNNAYLSMQWDRKIKRLEKHIETESRYTTVFYRFTNEDVEYLGTGRRSEAAFSSSVEWLSFKQQFFNSTLIFKDGFYRGNTSSEQMEGDYLRSMSGSLILNFDQTPDVAYNMQFYFGPNHYQTLRSYDLGLENLVDIGKGFFVWVKFINRVSIIPIFNWLNNYFSNYGMIIFLLTLIIKLVLFPLTYKSYLSMAKMKVLKPELDELREKFKDDQQKFGAEQLKLFQKAGVNPLGGCLPMLLQMPILIAMYYFFPASIELRQEGFLWADDLSTYDSIMTLPFTIPFYGSHVSLFTLLMTASSILFAVTNAQMTGSAQGPMKYMPYIFPVFLLFIFNSFPAALTFYYFLTNLISFGQQMVIKHFFINEDKIHKQIQDNKRKPVKKSAFQKKLEDIAKQQKQLKDNKKK from the coding sequence ATGGATAAAAATACACTGATTGCGGTCTTACTAATTGGCTTATTGCTTATTTTTTACTTTAATTATAATCAAAAGCAAGCTGAAAGAGCGCGTGACACCCAAGCTGAGCGAATTCAGGAAAGTATGCCTACTGATACTTTGTTATCAGACGATGAACAACCATTAACGGGAAATGGTGGTAGAATTACAGAGGGTTCTCAAAGATTAATTGAAGATACTTCAGAGATATCAGTTGATGATGTCATTCTTGAAGATTTAATAAGAAGTTACGGTCCTTTTTACAGAGCAGTAGAGGGTGAAGAAGAAATTATTACGCTGGAAAGTGATTTATTAAAAATTGAATTATCAACCAAAGGGGCTCAAATTCACAAAGTTGAACTCAAAAAATATAAGGATTACTTAGGAAATCCATTAGTATTATTTGAAGGTACAGATGAAAACAAAATTGACTTTCAGTTCTTTCTCCCGAATAATCGTGATATAAATACCTCAAATCTTTATTTTGAGCCAAGTAGTAGTGGGTTTAAAGTTACCGGAAATGACACAAAAGTTTTTTCCATGATACTTTCAGCCGGCGAAGGCAGGTATCTTGAAAAGAAATTCACTATCAGTGGAAATGATTATAAGATAGGTTATGATATTTTGCTTTCCGGTTTTGATGAGATTATTCCTCGCAATAATGCATACCTATCCATGCAGTGGGACAGGAAGATTAAGCGGCTTGAAAAGCATATAGAGACAGAAAGTCGTTACACAACTGTTTTTTATCGGTTTACAAATGAAGATGTAGAATATCTGGGAACCGGAAGACGTTCAGAAGCTGCTTTTTCATCCAGTGTTGAATGGCTTTCCTTTAAGCAACAGTTTTTTAACAGTACCTTAATTTTTAAAGACGGCTTTTACAGGGGAAACACTAGTTCTGAGCAAATGGAAGGGGATTACCTGAGGTCTATGAGTGGAAGCTTGATACTAAATTTTGATCAGACCCCTGATGTTGCATACAATATGCAGTTTTATTTTGGACCTAATCACTATCAAACACTGCGTTCTTATGATTTAGGTTTAGAAAATCTGGTAGATATTGGAAAAGGTTTCTTTGTTTGGGTAAAGTTTATCAATAGGGTATCTATTATACCTATTTTTAACTGGCTGAATAATTACTTTTCTAATTACGGAATGATAATTTTTCTATTGACTTTGATTATTAAGTTGGTCTTATTCCCACTTACTTACAAATCATATTTGTCGATGGCAAAAATGAAAGTTTTAAAACCGGAATTGGATGAGTTAAGAGAGAAGTTCAAAGACGACCAGCAAAAATTCGGGGCAGAGCAATTAAAACTTTTCCAAAAAGCAGGAGTTAATCCTCTGGGCGGATGTTTGCCAATGTTGCTGCAAATGCCTATTTTGATTGCCATGTATTATTTCTTTCCGGCCTCAATTGAGCTAAGGCAGGAAGGGTTTTTATGGGCGGATGATTTGTCTACCTATGATTCAATAATGACTTTACCCTTTACCATTCCATTTTATGGTAGTCATGTTAGTTTATTTACACTTTTAATGACCGCTTCATCCATTTTGTTTGCTGTAACAAATGCACAAATGACCGGATCTGCACAGGGACCCATGAAGTATATGCCTTATATATTCCCTGTGTTTTTACTATTCATTTTTAATAGTTTCCCCGCTGCATTAACATTTTACTATTTCCTTACCAACTTGATTTCGTTTGGACAGCAAATGGTAATAAAGCACTTCTTTATTAATGAAGATAAAATTCACAAACAAATACAGGATAACAAACGCAAACCTGTTAAAAAATCAGCCTTCCAGAAAAAATTGGAAGATATAGCCAAGCAACAAAAGCAACTTAAGGACAATAAGAAAAAATAA